The proteins below are encoded in one region of Pacificitalea manganoxidans:
- a CDS encoding F0F1 ATP synthase subunit A — MDQFVVQPLFGGTDISWYTPTNATLWMAIAVACVAALLVLGTRGRAIVPTRAQSLAELTYGFIYKMVEDVSGKDGVKYFPYIMTLFMFIVFANMLGLIPTSFTTTSHIAVTAVLALLVFVTVTVIGFVKNGTKFLSLFWVTAAPLALRPVLAVIELISYFVRPVSHSIRLAGNVMAGHAVIKVFAGFAAAMGAFSFLPIFAITAVYALEVLVAFIQAYVFTILTCVYLKDALHPAH, encoded by the coding sequence ATGGACCAGTTTGTCGTGCAGCCGCTGTTCGGCGGCACCGACATCAGCTGGTATACCCCCACGAACGCCACGCTCTGGATGGCGATCGCGGTGGCTTGTGTGGCCGCGCTTCTGGTGCTGGGCACCCGTGGCCGTGCCATCGTGCCGACCCGCGCGCAGTCGCTCGCCGAACTGACCTACGGCTTCATCTACAAGATGGTCGAGGACGTGTCCGGCAAGGATGGCGTGAAGTATTTCCCCTACATCATGACCCTGTTCATGTTCATCGTGTTCGCGAACATGCTGGGCCTGATCCCGACCTCCTTCACCACCACGTCGCATATCGCTGTTACTGCGGTTCTGGCGCTGCTGGTGTTCGTGACGGTCACGGTGATCGGCTTCGTCAAGAACGGCACGAAATTCCTCAGCCTGTTCTGGGTCACTGCCGCGCCGCTGGCGCTGCGTCCGGTGCTCGCCGTGATCGAGCTGATTTCCTACTTTGTCCGCCCGGTGAGCCATTCGATCCGACTTGCGGGCAACGTCATGGCGGGTCACGCCGTGATCAAGGTGTTCGCGGGCTTTGCCGCGGCCATGGGTGCGTTTTCGTTCCTGCCGATCTTTGCGATCACGGCGGTCTACGCGCTCGAGGTGCTGGTGGCATTCATCCAGGCCTATGTCTTCACCATCCTGACCTGCGTGTACCTGAAGGACGCGCTGCATCCGGCGCACTGA
- a CDS encoding F0F1 ATP synthase subunit C, which translates to MEGDIAELGKYIGVGLTAIGMGGAAVGVGTVAGNYLAGALRNPSAAASQTATLFIGMAFAEALGIFSFLVALLLMFAV; encoded by the coding sequence ATGGAAGGCGATATCGCAGAACTCGGTAAATACATCGGTGTTGGTCTCACGGCCATCGGCATGGGCGGCGCAGCCGTCGGTGTGGGCACCGTGGCCGGCAACTACCTGGCCGGTGCCCTGCGCAACCCGTCCGCCGCCGCGTCGCAGACCGCGACCCTCTTCATCGGCATGGCCTTCGCCGAAGCACTGGGGATCTTCTCGTTCCTCGTCGCGCTTCTGCTGATGTTCGCCGTCTGA
- a CDS encoding F0F1 ATP synthase subunit B has translation MARHSVTAAIALTVASAAPALAATGPFFSLGNTDFVVLIAFLIFIGILVYFKVPQLLLGLLDKRAESIRSDLDEARALREEAQTVLAGIERKQKEVQEQADRIVAQARDDGQAAAKQAKADLEHSIARRLQAAEEQIDAAETGAVRSVRDRAIAVASAAAAEVIAKQMTDAEADALIDQSIKDAGARLH, from the coding sequence ATGGCCCGCCATAGTGTGACTGCTGCAATCGCGCTGACCGTGGCTTCTGCCGCGCCCGCGCTGGCTGCGACCGGCCCGTTCTTCTCGCTCGGCAACACCGACTTCGTGGTGCTGATCGCGTTCCTGATCTTCATCGGCATTCTGGTCTATTTCAAGGTTCCGCAGCTTCTGCTCGGCCTTCTAGACAAGCGCGCCGAAAGCATCCGCTCGGACCTCGATGAGGCCCGTGCGCTGCGCGAAGAAGCCCAGACCGTTCTCGCTGGCATCGAGCGCAAGCAGAAAGAAGTGCAGGAGCAGGCCGATCGCATCGTTGCCCAAGCGCGTGACGACGGCCAAGCCGCGGCCAAGCAGGCCAAGGCCGATCTGGAACATTCCATCGCGCGCCGTTTGCAGGCTGCCGAGGAACAGATCGACGCTGCCGAAACCGGTGCCGTGCGCTCCGTCCGTGACCGGGCCATCGCGGTGGCCAGCGCCGCTGCCGCCGAGGTGATCGCCAAGCAGATGACCGACGCCGAAGCAGACGCGCTGATCGATCAGTCGATCAAGGATGCCGGTGCACGCCTGCACTAA
- a CDS encoding ArsR/SmtB family transcription factor — translation MTPSLDIVFAALADPTRRRILSMLLEDDMAVTDVAEPFEMSLAAISKHLAILTRAGLISQEKRGRLKWCKLEPDALRAASVWMQGFGQFEPVNLDQFERFLRAELPDLIPDLPPEAD, via the coding sequence ATGACGCCCTCGCTCGACATCGTTTTCGCAGCCCTTGCCGACCCGACCCGCCGCCGCATCCTGTCGATGCTGCTGGAGGATGACATGGCCGTCACCGATGTGGCCGAGCCGTTCGAGATGTCGCTGGCCGCGATTTCGAAACACCTCGCGATCCTGACGCGCGCCGGGCTGATTTCGCAAGAAAAGCGCGGTCGGCTGAAATGGTGTAAGCTGGAGCCAGACGCCTTGCGCGCGGCGTCGGTCTGGATGCAGGGCTTTGGTCAGTTCGAGCCCGTGAACCTCGACCAGTTCGAGCGGTTCTTGCGCGCGGAGCTTCCCGATCTGATCCCAGACCTGCCGCCCGAGGCGGATTGA
- a CDS encoding F0F1 ATP synthase subunit B' — protein sequence MATETQVARIAEDAHGSAEAAHAAGEATGLPQLDFSTFPNQIFWLLIALIAIYFILSRVALPRIAAVLAERSGTITNDLAAAEELKLRATEAEAAYQKALTEARSEAQKIATETRAEIQADLDEATAKADAEISARTAESEKRIAEIRESAMQSVSEVARDVTADIVAAFGAKADKSTVDAAVDARLKGGA from the coding sequence ATGGCGACCGAAACGCAAGTGGCGCGCATCGCTGAGGATGCCCACGGCTCTGCCGAGGCCGCGCATGCTGCGGGTGAGGCGACCGGGCTGCCGCAGCTCGACTTTTCGACTTTTCCCAACCAGATTTTCTGGCTCCTGATCGCCCTGATCGCGATCTATTTCATTCTGTCGCGCGTCGCGCTGCCCCGCATTGCTGCGGTTCTGGCGGAGCGGAGCGGGACCATCACCAACGATCTCGCCGCCGCCGAGGAGCTGAAGCTCCGCGCGACCGAGGCCGAAGCCGCCTATCAGAAGGCCCTGACCGAAGCCCGTTCGGAAGCGCAGAAAATCGCGACCGAAACGCGGGCCGAAATTCAGGCCGATCTGGATGAGGCCACGGCCAAGGCCGATGCCGAGATTTCCGCCCGCACTGCGGAATCGGAAAAGCGCATCGCCGAGATCCGCGAAAGCGCAATGCAGAGCGTGTCCGAAGTGGCCCGCGATGTAACCGCCGATATCGTCGCCGCATTCGGTGCCAAGGCCGACAAGTCGACCGTGGATGCCGCCGTGGATGCGCGCCTGAAAGGGGGTGCCTGA
- a CDS encoding AtpZ/AtpI family protein: MAEPSAEERLRRLEARIAAAKKAQEPGPRVDEHYSRANQAWRMVIELVAGILIGLGIGLGLDALFGTRPIFLVLFILLGFAGGVQTMIRTAREIQAEDETGRRGDAPGKQGD; the protein is encoded by the coding sequence ATGGCTGAGCCGAGTGCAGAAGAGCGGTTGCGCCGTCTCGAAGCCCGGATCGCCGCCGCCAAAAAGGCGCAGGAGCCGGGCCCCAGAGTAGACGAGCACTATTCACGGGCCAATCAGGCCTGGCGCATGGTGATCGAGCTGGTGGCCGGTATCTTGATCGGTCTTGGCATCGGGTTGGGGCTGGACGCGCTTTTCGGAACGCGCCCGATTTTCCTGGTGCTGTTCATTTTGCTGGGTTTCGCCGGCGGTGTGCAGACGATGATCCGCACCGCGCGCGAAATTCAGGCCGAGGACGAGACGGGCCGACGGGGCGATGCCCCCGGCAAGCAAGGGGACTGA